The DNA segment TGAAGGACACGGCGCTGCAGAAGCTGCTGCGCACGCGGCCACCCGGACCGGAAGAGGCATTCCAACACGCGGTGGCCTCCGAGCTGCTGTCGGACCGCGAGGTGCTCAAGGCCCGGGTGAGCCAGGGCGGCGTGCAGATGATGGACGTGCAGCCGGATGAGCTGAGCCTCGCGGCCGTGAACCGCTATCTGGACATCAAGGCGCGCGGCGTGCTGTAGCAGCAGGTCCATGAGCCCTCTCTTCCAGGCCATGGACCTCACCGCCGAGCGCGTGTCCGACGCCGACGTGGACCTGTTCCAGCCGCTGCTGGTGCGCGGCGAGGACTTCTACCAGCGCTGCTACGGCCGGCCCGCGCGCGAGGACGAGGCGCGGCAGATTCCGCTGGAGCGACCGCCCGGAGTGGGGCCGGAGCGCGGCCACCTGGTGGCGCTGCGGGACGCGCGGGGACACCTCGTGGGCATCCTCGAGGGCATCAGTGACTTCCCGAACCCGGGCGAGTGGTACCTGGGATTGATGCTGCTGGCGCCGGAGGTCCGCGGGCAGCGGCGCGGCGAGGCGGTGATTCGCGGGTACGAGGACTGGCTGCGCCGCGAGGGCGCGCGGCTGCTGCGGCTCGGCGTGGCGGAGCCCAACCCCGACGCCCTCCGCTTCTGGACGCGCGTGGGCTTCCGCGAGGAGGTGTGGGTGGGGCCGCTGGAGCAGGGCCTGCTCACCTACCGCGTGCTGCGGCTGTCGAAGCCGCTGGCCTGAGTCAGGGCGTGGGGAGCCAGCCGGTGAAGTGCGTCTCCGGCACGTTGCCGCGCACGCGGTGCAGCCCCCGCTTGAAGAAGGCGTAGACGCTGAAGAAGCGCTCCAGCCCGGCGCGCTCGGACGCGCTCAGGGGCGTGGCGCTGCACACCACCTTCGGGTCTCCCCGCCCCTCGTCGATGAAGCCGAGCACGGCCACCACGGGCACGCGGACCCGCTGCCCGCGCGGCAGCCGGGGCCCCATCACCACCGCGTCGAGCGGATCTCCATCGTCCGACATGAGGCCGGGGATGCTGCCGTAGTTGTAGGGGCACGGCAGCGGCGACACGAAGTCCACCGCGCCGTCCGCGCGCCGCTTCACGAAGGAGAAGCGCGGGCACTCGATGAGGACCTCCGGCTCGCGGGGCAGCGGAGGAAGGGCGGGAGGCACGGGCACGGGGAGCGGTCTACCACGGCCCCGGTGTCAGGACGTGACGGCGGACCCGGCCGGCGCTTCGCTTCCATCCGGCGCCTGCGTTCCGCCGCGCAGCCAGTCCGACAGGAGGTACGCGTACACGCCCGCGCCCACGGTGAGCGCGAAGGAGATCTTGAAGACCACCGACAGCTTCGGCGGATGGATTTGCGACACGGTGCCTTCGATGAACCCCGCCAGCACGAAGAGGACGAGGGTGCCGAACAGCAGCTTCACCGCCGTCACCGCCTCCTGACGCAGGGCCTGGCCCCGGGGCAGTCCGCGCGGAGCCACCATTCCACGCGCAATCACCAGGCCCGCCGCGCCCGCGATGCAGATGGCCGTTATCTCCGGGATGCCGTGCGGAAGAATCCACGCCCAGAACCAGCCCGCCATCCCCTTGGCCGCGTACACGTGCGCCAGCGCCCCCAGGAACAGGCCGTTGACGAACAGCATCAGCGCCGTGCCCAGTCCCATGGTGATTCCCAGCGCGAAGGCCAGGAAGGCCACCTGGATGTTGTGGGTGAACAGGAAGGTGGTGAACTGGGCCTGCTGGTCCGTCGTCATCCCATCCCCGGCCGCCTCTTCCGCGGCGCGCTTCACCGGGTCCAGGTCCAGGTGCTCGGCGGGCACCAGGTAGTGCGCGGCATCCGGGTCCACCATCATCCCCAGGTAGCCGAAGCCCATGCCCGCCAGCAGCAACATCAGCGAGGCGACATACATGCGCCACTCACGGCGCATCAGCGCGGGGAAGCCCCGGGCCACGAAGCCCCACACGTCCGCCAGGCGCGGGCGGCGTCCGGGATAGGTGAGCGCATAGGCCCGGCCCACCAGGTCGTTGAGGTAGGCGCTCACGTCCGCCGAGCCGCTGCGCGCACGCACCCAGAGCAAATCACTGGAGACGGCACGGTACAGCCGGCCGAGCGTCCGGGCGTCCTCCAGGCTCAGCTTTCGCAAACCGTGGGACTCGGACCTGTCCAGCAGCGCCTCCAGCTGCTCCCAGCGCGGCCGGCGCGACTCGATGAACTCCGCCATCTCCATGGTCCGACACTCTAACCCAGACACGTCCCCCCCCACCTGCCCTCGGGGCGGCGGTTGTGGGAAAACTCGGGTCATGACGTGTCGGATGGCGTTCCTGGGGCTGGTCATGGCCGTGCTGTCGGGGTGCACCGGCGTGCGTGCCGTATGTCCCCTCGAGGGCGGGCGTGCCTGGGTGGAGGTGCGCAGCTCCCACTTCAACGTCCGGACGAACCTGGACGCGGAGACCGCGGAGGAGGCCACCCGGGAGCTGGAGATGCTCCGCCAGGGACTGCTCCAGGCGTGGGGCGGCAGCTTCGACCCGCCGGGCGCGGTGGAGGTCATCGTCCTCAGCAACCGGGCCGCGATGGAGGAGTTCACCAACGTCCGCATCGAGGGCTTCTCCGCCACCACCTCCGACGGCCCCGTGCTCGTCATGGCCGGCAACGCATACGTGCTCAGCGAGCAGTCCGCGGACCAGGGCACCCAGGCGCACGAGCTGACGCACTACCTCTCCGAGTTTGCCCTGGTGCGCCAGCCGC comes from the Pyxidicoccus xibeiensis genome and includes:
- a CDS encoding GNAT family N-acetyltransferase, which encodes MSPLFQAMDLTAERVSDADVDLFQPLLVRGEDFYQRCYGRPAREDEARQIPLERPPGVGPERGHLVALRDARGHLVGILEGISDFPNPGEWYLGLMLLAPEVRGQRRGEAVIRGYEDWLRREGARLLRLGVAEPNPDALRFWTRVGFREEVWVGPLEQGLLTYRVLRLSKPLA
- a CDS encoding inorganic diphosphatase, coding for MPVPPALPPLPREPEVLIECPRFSFVKRRADGAVDFVSPLPCPYNYGSIPGLMSDDGDPLDAVVMGPRLPRGQRVRVPVVAVLGFIDEGRGDPKVVCSATPLSASERAGLERFFSVYAFFKRGLHRVRGNVPETHFTGWLPTP
- a CDS encoding stage II sporulation protein M → MEMAEFIESRRPRWEQLEALLDRSESHGLRKLSLEDARTLGRLYRAVSSDLLWVRARSGSADVSAYLNDLVGRAYALTYPGRRPRLADVWGFVARGFPALMRREWRMYVASLMLLLAGMGFGYLGMMVDPDAAHYLVPAEHLDLDPVKRAAEEAAGDGMTTDQQAQFTTFLFTHNIQVAFLAFALGITMGLGTALMLFVNGLFLGALAHVYAAKGMAGWFWAWILPHGIPEITAICIAGAAGLVIARGMVAPRGLPRGQALRQEAVTAVKLLFGTLVLFVLAGFIEGTVSQIHPPKLSVVFKISFALTVGAGVYAYLLSDWLRGGTQAPDGSEAPAGSAVTS